In the genome of Devosia rhizoryzae, the window AACCAAGGTCGATAATCTGGTTCAGATCGGCCACAACTGCCGCATCGGGCGAAATTGCCTGATTGCAGCCATGAGCGGATTATCGGGGTCGACCACATTGGGCGACGGCGTCCTGGTGGGTGGCGGTGTTGGCACCTCCGGGCACATGTCGATCGGCTCCGGCTCGGTGGTTCATGGCCGAGCAGCAGTCACCAAGGATTGGCCTGCCGGCTCCAAGCTTGCCGGGGCTCCGGCGCAAGATATAAGAGACTTCTGGCGCGAAATCGCCGTCATGCGGAAACTGTCAAAGGGGGAAAAGCGGGGATGAACGAGACCACCGCCACTGCGACTGAACTCGATGCGATGAGCATCGCCGAGATCCTCGCGGCGCTTCCACACCGCTATCCCTTTTTGATGATCGACCGCATCGTCGATATTGATACCGACGAGTCGGCTGTCGGCATCAAGAACGTCACCTATAACGAGCCCATCTTCCTCGGCCATTTTCCGGGCAACCCGATTTTTCCGGGCGTGCTCATCATCGAAGGCATGGCTCAGACAGCCGGTGCGATCGTCATCAAGCATGACTCCAATCGGGGCGGCAAAAACATCGTTCTGATGCTTGGCGTTGACAAGGCCAAGTTCCGCAAGCCTGCCGGTCCAGGGGACAAGATCGAATTCCATATCGCCAAGATCCAGCGCCGCCGCAATGTCGGCCGCTACCAGGCAACGGCAAAGGTGGACGGCAACATCATCGCCGAGGCTGAAATCACCGCAATGATCGTGCCGGCCGAATCTTGAGCGACCCCGTTATCCATCCAACGGCGATCATTTCGGAAAGCGCACAGCTCGGGAGCGGCGTTCGCATCGGGCCCTACAGCATCGTTGGTCCTAATGTCGTTCTCGGCGATGACGTGGAGCTCGTCTCCCACGCTGTCGTCGAAGGCAACACAGTCATCGGCAAGGGCACGCGCATCTTTCCCTTCGCGTCGGTTGGCCATGAGCCTCAGGACCTTAAGTTCCACGGTGAGGACTCACGCCTCGAGATCGGTGAACGCTGCACGATCCGTGAGAGCGTCACCATCAACCCCGGTACGCAGAACGGCGGCATGCTGACCAAGATCGGCAATGACTGCTTGATCATGGCCAATGCCCATGTCGCCCACGACGCCATCCTGGGTAACAATGTCATCATGGCCAACTATGTCGGCATCGCCGGCCACGTTCACGTCGGCGATAATGTCATTTTTGGCGGCACTTGCGTGATCCACCAGTTCAGCCGCATCGGTTCGCACGCCTTCATAGGCGCTCAATCGATGGTCGACGGCGACGTCATTCCCTATGGCATGGCCATCGGCAATCGTGCTCACCTCACGGGCCTCAATCTTGTTGGCCTCAAGCGTCGCGGCTTTGAGCGCGAGGCGATCCATCGCTTGCGTGCCGCCTACCGCCAGATCTTTGCGAGCGAGGGCACCTTGCGTGAGCGGGTCGAAGACGCGGCGGAGCTGTTCAAGAACGACTTCCTGGTGCAGGACGTCGTCCGTTTCATCTCCGAAGCCAGTGATCGTCCCATTCTTCTGCCGCGCAACGGGCAGGTTACAGAATAGGCGCGATGAGCACGCCGCTGCGTCTTTTCGTTCTCGCAGGCGAGCCGTCCGGCGACCGCATCGCTGCCGACCTTGTGCGGCGCCTGAAGGAACGGGTGACGCTCGAGCTTTCAGGCGTCGGCGGTGACGAGCTTACGGCTCAGGGGCTCCGCTCACTTTTCCCCATGTCCGACCTTGCAGTCATGGGCGTCACAGACGTGCTGCTCAACCTGCCCAAGCTGCTGTGGCGCCTTGAGCAGACTGCTCGGGCGATAATCAAAGCTCAGCCAGATGTTGTCGTCCTCGTCGATGCGCAGGATTTTTCCAAGCTTCTCGCCCGTCGCCTGAGGTCGAGAGGCTATGTCAAGCCGCTGATCCTCTATGTGGCGCCTTCGGTCTGGGCTCGTAATCCGGAGCGCGCCGCCAAGCTCAAGCCACTATTCAACGCCGTCTTTGCCGTGTTGCCATTCGAGCCGGCGGTTATGGAGCAGCTTGGAGGTCCCCCTACCGTCTATGTCGGGCACCCATCCTTAGGCGAGACCATCGAAGTCAAGCAGGCAAGGGAGGCAGGCCCGCTCGTGCTGCTCCCCGGCAGCCGCGAAGGCGAATTGCGGCGCCATTTGCCGATCCTGAAGGAATTGGCGCAGGAGCTTGCGGGCAATCCAAACATCACGGATCTAGTGATCCCGACGCTTCCAAGCCTCCGCCCACGGCTGGCGAGAGAAGTCGAAAGCTGGGCGGTTCCGGTGACGTTGGTAGACGATCGATCAAAGCGGCGCGAGCTCTATGCCCAAGCGATCACGGCCGTCTGTGTTTCCGGGACCGTTACCCTGGAGCTCGCCATGGCGCGGTTGCCTATGGCGGTGATCTACGCTCTCGACGGCCACCAAGCTCGTGTTTACGAAAGGCTTGGGCAGCCTGCGGTGTCGCTTCCAAACATCATCTTGAGCCGCACTGTCGTGCCTGAATTCGTGTCTGGCACGGTCAACAGCCAACGCGTTGCCGCGGCTGCACTCGATCTTATAGCCAACAAAAAAGCTCGCCAGGCGCAGGTGGATGCCTTTGGCGAGCTTGCGATGTTGATGGAAGCGGGTCAGCCGCCTCATGAGAGAGAGGACCCGGCGGAGCAGGTCCTCGCCCTTTGGCGCAATCAGCGGCTGCTGATCGGCTCGTAGTCGCGCGCGACGGCGCCGTTATAAAGCTGGCGCGGACGGCCGATCTTCTTTTGCGGATCGCCGATCATTTCCTTCCACTGCGAGATCCATCCAACGGTGCGGGCCACAGCGAAGAGAACCGTGAACATGGACGTCGGGAAGCCGATCGCGTCCAGGATCACGCCCGAGTAGAAATCGACATTGGGGTAGAGCTTGCGATCAATGAAATACTGATCCTCAAGCGCAATGCGTTCGAGCTCCTGCGCCACCTGAAGGGTCGGGTTGTTCTCGACACCCAGGATGCCCAGCACTTCCTTCGCCGTCTGCTGCATAACCTTGGCGCGTGGATCGAAGTTCTTGTAGACCCGGTGCCCGAAACCCATGAGGCGGAACGGGTCGTTCTTGTCCTTGGCGCGGGCAATGAACTCGGGAATGCGATCGACGGTCCCGATCTGGCGCAGCATGTTGAGGGCCGCTTCGTTTGCGCCCCCATGCGCCGGACCCCAGAGGCAGGCCACGCCGGCAGCGATACAGGCGAACGGGTTAGCGTCCGAGGAGCCTGATAAGCGCACAGTCGAGGTCGAAGCGTTCTGTTCGTGATCGGCATGGAGCGTGAAGATCAGGTCCATGGCGCGGGCGATCTTGGGATCGACTTTGTATTCCTCTGCCGGCACCGAGAAGCACATGTGGAGGAAATTGGACGCGTAATCGAGATCGTTGCGCGGATAAACGAAGGGCTGGCCCACCGAATATTTATAGGCCATGGCCGCAATCGTCGGCATCTTGGCGATCATGCGGATCGAAGCGATCTCGCGCTGCTGCGGATCGTTGATGTCGGTCGAGTCGTGGTAGAATGCCGCCATGGCGCCGACCACACCGGTCATGATGGCCATTGGGTGCGCATCGCGACGGAAGCCGCGATAGAAGTAGTGCATCTGCTCGTGCACCATGGTGTGGCGCGTCACCAACTGCTCGAAGTCCTTGAAGGTCTTGGCGTCGGGAAGTTCGCCATAGAGCAGCAGATAGCAGACTTCGAGGTAGTTGGAGCTTTCGGCCAGTTGCTCGATTGGGTAACCGCGATAGAGAAGCTCGCCCTTGTCGCCATCGATATAGGTGATGGCGCTGTCGCAGGCAGCGGTCGAGGTGAAGCCCGGGTCGTAGGTAAACAGCCCCGTCTTGGCGTAAAGCGATCGGATGTCCATCACGTCTGGACCCACCGAACCACTCAGGATCGGGAATTCATGCGTCTGGTCACCGATGACGAGTTTGGCGACTTTATCGGTCATTGAGCTCTCCTCGCTTGCCCCAGGCGCCCGAGGAAGGACAGATGTGTCCGGGCGCCGGCCGGCGCTGAAAAGCGCCGATTATCGCGTTGAGAGGTATCAGGTCTTAGCCTCACCAAGCAACCGATAGGTAAGTACGACTTATCTATCGGCCGCCCAGTGCCGCTTCACCATCTGACTGCTCAGGCAGCGGTTTGATCGGCGAGTCGGGCGAGGCTTTCCTCACGGCCGATCAGCACCATGACTTCGAAAATGCCCGGAGATACGGTGCGTCCGGTGAGCGCTGCGCGCAGCGGCTGGGCCAGCTTGCCGAGCTTGAGCCCTTTTTCTTCAGCAAGCACACGCATGGCGCTGTCGATCGCAGGCACTGACCATTCGGCAAGACCCCCTAACGTTTCAGCAACGCTGCGCAGAACGGCGCGGCTGTCATCGGTCAACAGTGCGGCTGCCGCAGCATCTGGCTGGATCGGACGCAGAGCGTAGATGAACTGTGCAAGATCGATCAGTTCCAGCACCGTCTTGGCACGCGGCTGCAACTCGGGCAGGGCGGCCAGCACGGTGTTGTGGTTGGCGGTGAGACCTTCGACGTCGGTGTCGCGGCCAACTTCGCGAGCGGTATCGACCATTATTTGGTAAAGATAGGCCGGGTCGGCTTCGCGGATGTAGTGGCCGTTGATGTTTTCGAGTTTGACGAAATCGAAGCGAGCCGCACCCTTGTTGAGGGCTTCAAGGCTGAACCACTCGACCATCTGCTGGGTCGAGAAGATTTCTTCGTCGCCATGGCTCCAGCCGAGGCGTGCCAGGTAGTTGCGCACCGCTTCAGGCAGATAGCCCATCTGCCGGTAGGCTTCGACGCCGAGGGCGCCATGGCGCTTGGAGAGCTTGGCGCCATCTGGGCCGTGGATCAGCGGAATATGCGCCATCTCCGGCACGGTCCAGCCCATGGCGTTGTAGATGACGATCTGGCGGGCGGCATTGGTCAGGTGGTCGTCGCCGCGAATGATATGCGTGACGCCCATGTCGTGGTCGTCGACGACTACAGCATGCATGTAGGTCGGCGTGCCGTCCGAGCGAAGGATGATGAAGTCGTCGAGGTTTTCGGTCTTGAACACGACGTCGCCTTGGACGTGGTCATGGACGACGATCTCTCCGGACAGCGGCGACTTGATGCGGATCACCGGCGATACCCCCTCCGGAGCCTCGGACGGGTCGCGGTCGCGCCAGTAACCATTGTAACGCGGCGGCTTACCGGCAGCGCGTGCTTCCTCGCGCATCTGGTCGAGTTCTTGCGGTGAACAGTAGCAGTAGTAGGCGTGGCCGATTTTGACCAGCTCGTGGGCGACTTCAGCGTGACGCGAGGCGCGGCCGAACTGGCTGATCGGCTCGCCATCCCAGTGGAGCCCGAGCCATTTTAGCCCATCGATCAGTGCGGTAACGGCGGCTTCGGTCGAGCGTTCGCGATCCGTGTCTTCGATGCGCAACAGCATCTTGCCGCCCTGGTTCTGGGCGTAGGCCCAGCTGAACAGGGCCGTGCGAGCGCCGCCGATATGGAGGTACCCGGTGGGGGACGGAGCAAAACGGGTGACGACCTGAGACATAGAAAACCGGGGATATGAGGATGGGCGGCCCGTGTGTAGCATAGGCGGGAGTGAGCGCAAGGGCGGGGGCGTGCGTGGCGAGCGAGCAGACATTGGGAAGTGCGGTCAGCCCGGCACGCCAACAATGGCCGCCGAACGCCGTGGCCGCTTCGCCAGTCTGGAGCTTGTCCCGAAGTGTTCGCCAGGCGATCCTCACGGCAACGGATAATCGCCGTCTTTTTGTTCTGCTGCCGTTCAGCCTTATCGCCGGACTGACGATCTATGCCGTGCTACCCGCTGAGCCTGCCCCGGAGCTCTTTGCGCTTGGCACAGCACTAATGCTGGGCAGCTTGGCGTTGGCTCTCTGGCAGCGGTCATTGAACCAGCTCCGATGGGCAACGCAGCTCGCGGCGCTCTGGCTCGGCTTCTGTCTGCTGCCGATCCATGCCGCCTTATTTGGCACATCCATGCTCGCCTATCCGGCCTATGGCATTTACGAGGCGCAGGTCGACGAGATCATTTCCTCGGATGGCGAGGAGCGGCGGCTGGTGGCCTCAAATCTTGTACCGATCGGAGACTCGCGACCTATCGATATCCGGCGCGCGCGGTTGCTCTTGCCTGCCGATGTCGATCTTCAGCCCGGCGACCGAATGCGGGCAGAACTTCGGCTGGCTCCCATCCCCGGGCCAGTCTTGCCCGGGGCGCATGATAGCCAGTTCCATTCCTACTTTATCGGCATCGGCGCTTATGGATCGGCGACCGGCTCTGTGGAGCGGATCAAGGAAGGGGAGACGGTCAATCTGGGCCGGCAGGTACAAGCGCTGCGCGACCGTATAGCGGCACGCATCGATGCTGTGCTCGAAGACGATACTGCTGCAATTGGCAAGGCCATGGTGGTGGGTGATCAGAGCGGCATCAGCGACGAAATCCGGGACGTGATGGCTGCTTCGGGCCTTGCACATATCTATTCTATCTCTGGTCTGCATTTGTCGATCGTCGCCGGCGGCGTGTTCTGGTTGGTTCGCCTATTGCTGGCTTCGGTACCGCTGCTGGTGAGTTGGCCGGCAAAGCACATCGCCGCAGTTGCGGGCATTATCGCAGCGTTTCTCTACCTGCTACTGGCAGGCGGAGTGGACAACGTGCCAGCATTTCGATCGACGTTGATGCTGGCGCTGATCTTTGGTGCCGTGCTTGCGGGTCGCCTGGCGTTGACCATGCGCAATGTTGCGATTGCGGCGATCCTGATCATTTTGATCGATCCGGCCAGTGTCTTCCGCCCCAGCTTTCAGCTGTCGTTCGCCGCCGTGGTCGGGCTGATTGGTATTTATGAAATGCCACAGCGCTGGGGAAATGCCGCGGGCGGTGGCGTTGGCCGGCTGGCCCGGACCGTGGCGGCCACGGGTTGGACGAGCCTCATCGCGGGCGCGGCTACGCTTCTGTTTTCGGCCCATCACTTCCAGCAAACATCGCCGCTGAGCGTCGTGGGCAATGTGCTGGCCCTGCCTTTCGTTGGGCTGGTGATCATGCCCTTTGGCGCTCTTTCCGTGCTGCTGATGCCGTTTAACCTTGAAGCACCGGCTCTACTGCTCATGGGATGGGGTATCGACCGGATGGTCGATGTTGCTGAACTGGTAGCCGGCTGGAGCGCGGGCATAACCGGTAACCCGCTACTTTCCGGTTGGACGCTTGTCTGTGGCCTTGGCGCCCTCGCGTGGTTTTCCTTTTTCGAAAACCGGTGGCGCCTACTGGGTCCGGTCGTGGCGGCCGCGCTTATCCTGATCTTGGGTTTCGATTCCCGTCCCGACGTCCTGATCTCGGACACGACGCAAGCAGTTGCGGTTCGGGATGGAGACGGCATGGCGCTGGCGACGGGCCGGACTGGAAGTTTCGCTGTCGACGTCTGGAGCCAGAACTACCAGACAAAAATCGCCGCGGTGCATAGCGGCGCGCGGTGCGACAGTCTTGGCTGCATCGTGCGGACGCCGGATTATTCGATTGCGATCGTTGCCAATGCTGCGGCCTTTGCCGAGGATTGCGGCACGCATGACCTGGTGATTGCCCGCGTATATGCACCGGCAAATTGCAATAAGGATGGTGTCTTTATCGGTCCGTCCAAACTCCGCTACGGCGGAGTGCACTGGCTGAATTGGGACCAGAATACCGGGCGGTTTGACGTCCGCCCGGCAATCCCTAATTCTACCCGGCCGTGGCGAGTTTCACCACGGTAACGCCCGCCGCAGGGATGTCTGCGCCGCCGACGACATAGGCGGTTTCGTCATCTGCCTTGGTCAGCATTTGGGCGGTGGCACCGTAGTTGACATAGATGCGGAAGCCGCCGCGGACGCGGCAGCGAACGCCTGCCGGAATTGTCAGGACCGGCATGTTGGCCTCGGCGATGAGGTAATCGGCGACGCGCTGCATCAGCGCCCGATCGCCGCTGGCGGTGAGATAGAAGACCTTGCCCTGCGAGACCAGCACGGGCACGCCTTCGACATCTTCCATGACGACTTCGGCACCGCCCTCGATCTTTTCGCGCCAGAGGCGGGCTGAGCCGCCGCCCTTTACAGGCACTTCGATGCCAGGCGGAAGGCTATCGACGCGGGAGACCTTGAGGTCGAGCAGGTTCTGCGGAAGATCAGGCCCGAGCCGCGCGGGGAACGAGAAATTCTGCGTCTTCGATCCCGTCCGCGGGCCGAGCAGTAGATGACCA includes:
- the fabZ gene encoding 3-hydroxyacyl-ACP dehydratase FabZ, which codes for MNETTATATELDAMSIAEILAALPHRYPFLMIDRIVDIDTDESAVGIKNVTYNEPIFLGHFPGNPIFPGVLIIEGMAQTAGAIVIKHDSNRGGKNIVLMLGVDKAKFRKPAGPGDKIEFHIAKIQRRRNVGRYQATAKVDGNIIAEAEITAMIVPAES
- the lpxA gene encoding acyl-ACP--UDP-N-acetylglucosamine O-acyltransferase produces the protein MSDPVIHPTAIISESAQLGSGVRIGPYSIVGPNVVLGDDVELVSHAVVEGNTVIGKGTRIFPFASVGHEPQDLKFHGEDSRLEIGERCTIRESVTINPGTQNGGMLTKIGNDCLIMANAHVAHDAILGNNVIMANYVGIAGHVHVGDNVIFGGTCVIHQFSRIGSHAFIGAQSMVDGDVIPYGMAIGNRAHLTGLNLVGLKRRGFEREAIHRLRAAYRQIFASEGTLRERVEDAAELFKNDFLVQDVVRFISEASDRPILLPRNGQVTE
- a CDS encoding lipid-A-disaccharide synthase, giving the protein MSTPLRLFVLAGEPSGDRIAADLVRRLKERVTLELSGVGGDELTAQGLRSLFPMSDLAVMGVTDVLLNLPKLLWRLEQTARAIIKAQPDVVVLVDAQDFSKLLARRLRSRGYVKPLILYVAPSVWARNPERAAKLKPLFNAVFAVLPFEPAVMEQLGGPPTVYVGHPSLGETIEVKQAREAGPLVLLPGSREGELRRHLPILKELAQELAGNPNITDLVIPTLPSLRPRLAREVESWAVPVTLVDDRSKRRELYAQAITAVCVSGTVTLELAMARLPMAVIYALDGHQARVYERLGQPAVSLPNIILSRTVVPEFVSGTVNSQRVAAAALDLIANKKARQAQVDAFGELAMLMEAGQPPHEREDPAEQVLALWRNQRLLIGS
- the gltA gene encoding citrate synthase, encoding MTDKVAKLVIGDQTHEFPILSGSVGPDVMDIRSLYAKTGLFTYDPGFTSTAACDSAITYIDGDKGELLYRGYPIEQLAESSNYLEVCYLLLYGELPDAKTFKDFEQLVTRHTMVHEQMHYFYRGFRRDAHPMAIMTGVVGAMAAFYHDSTDINDPQQREIASIRMIAKMPTIAAMAYKYSVGQPFVYPRNDLDYASNFLHMCFSVPAEEYKVDPKIARAMDLIFTLHADHEQNASTSTVRLSGSSDANPFACIAAGVACLWGPAHGGANEAALNMLRQIGTVDRIPEFIARAKDKNDPFRLMGFGHRVYKNFDPRAKVMQQTAKEVLGILGVENNPTLQVAQELERIALEDQYFIDRKLYPNVDFYSGVILDAIGFPTSMFTVLFAVARTVGWISQWKEMIGDPQKKIGRPRQLYNGAVARDYEPISSR
- the gltX gene encoding glutamate--tRNA ligase, with protein sequence MSQVVTRFAPSPTGYLHIGGARTALFSWAYAQNQGGKMLLRIEDTDRERSTEAAVTALIDGLKWLGLHWDGEPISQFGRASRHAEVAHELVKIGHAYYCYCSPQELDQMREEARAAGKPPRYNGYWRDRDPSEAPEGVSPVIRIKSPLSGEIVVHDHVQGDVVFKTENLDDFIILRSDGTPTYMHAVVVDDHDMGVTHIIRGDDHLTNAARQIVIYNAMGWTVPEMAHIPLIHGPDGAKLSKRHGALGVEAYRQMGYLPEAVRNYLARLGWSHGDEEIFSTQQMVEWFSLEALNKGAARFDFVKLENINGHYIREADPAYLYQIMVDTAREVGRDTDVEGLTANHNTVLAALPELQPRAKTVLELIDLAQFIYALRPIQPDAAAAALLTDDSRAVLRSVAETLGGLAEWSVPAIDSAMRVLAEEKGLKLGKLAQPLRAALTGRTVSPGIFEVMVLIGREESLARLADQTAA
- a CDS encoding ComEC/Rec2 family competence protein — translated: MASEQTLGSAVSPARQQWPPNAVAASPVWSLSRSVRQAILTATDNRRLFVLLPFSLIAGLTIYAVLPAEPAPELFALGTALMLGSLALALWQRSLNQLRWATQLAALWLGFCLLPIHAALFGTSMLAYPAYGIYEAQVDEIISSDGEERRLVASNLVPIGDSRPIDIRRARLLLPADVDLQPGDRMRAELRLAPIPGPVLPGAHDSQFHSYFIGIGAYGSATGSVERIKEGETVNLGRQVQALRDRIAARIDAVLEDDTAAIGKAMVVGDQSGISDEIRDVMAASGLAHIYSISGLHLSIVAGGVFWLVRLLLASVPLLVSWPAKHIAAVAGIIAAFLYLLLAGGVDNVPAFRSTLMLALIFGAVLAGRLALTMRNVAIAAILIILIDPASVFRPSFQLSFAAVVGLIGIYEMPQRWGNAAGGGVGRLARTVAATGWTSLIAGAATLLFSAHHFQQTSPLSVVGNVLALPFVGLVIMPFGALSVLLMPFNLEAPALLLMGWGIDRMVDVAELVAGWSAGITGNPLLSGWTLVCGLGALAWFSFFENRWRLLGPVVAAALILILGFDSRPDVLISDTTQAVAVRDGDGMALATGRTGSFAVDVWSQNYQTKIAAVHSGARCDSLGCIVRTPDYSIAIVANAAAFAEDCGTHDLVIARVYAPANCNKDGVFIGPSKLRYGGVHWLNWDQNTGRFDVRPAIPNSTRPWRVSPR